The following coding sequences lie in one Psychrobacter arenosus genomic window:
- a CDS encoding MATE family efflux transporter translates to MTANHLAGAKGKILSNTKISTGKKRDLTKGSIAQTMLLFALPTLGSSVLQSLNGSINAVWVGRYLGEEALAATANGNILMFIMISFVFGFGMAATILIGQAVGGQDDVMAKRTMGTALGSIIPISVLVAALGWIYAPTLLDLLGTPPSAVDLALTYLRTIFIAMPTTLTFTMLMMALRGTGDSTTPLWFMIMSVAIDLVLTPTLILGIGPFPEWGIFGSALATAVANTLALIGMIITMYLRGSVLALKLPELRFLRADRKIIKSMVAKGLPMGLQMIVISSAALTMLSLINREGVQTTAAYSATQQLWTYVQMPAMALSAAASAMAAQNIGANHWHRISGITRWGLIFNLALTGIIIVLLTIFDKTIIGFFLGSDSEAVPIGRHIQLVATWGYIFFGIAQVLFGTMRANGYVIWPLMVMVISMYPVRLGFAFGLYPLLGTDALWWSFPAGMVATALMAGGLYMHGGWRKGKNLSAEEAAQRSEAFRAQTGTSSSCRDVVPTTSWKPSPLRRVVNLHRRLHSKD, encoded by the coding sequence ATGACCGCCAACCATTTGGCTGGCGCCAAAGGAAAGATATTGAGTAATACAAAAATCTCCACTGGAAAAAAGCGTGACCTCACCAAAGGGTCAATCGCCCAAACCATGCTGTTGTTTGCCCTGCCTACCTTAGGTTCGTCAGTACTACAGTCCTTAAACGGCTCGATCAATGCTGTCTGGGTGGGCCGGTATTTAGGGGAAGAAGCATTGGCGGCGACGGCGAATGGTAACATCTTGATGTTTATCATGATCTCCTTCGTTTTTGGTTTTGGTATGGCGGCCACTATTTTGATTGGTCAGGCGGTAGGCGGCCAAGATGACGTCATGGCTAAGCGCACCATGGGTACGGCATTGGGCAGCATTATTCCGATAAGCGTGCTGGTGGCAGCTTTGGGCTGGATATATGCACCGACCTTGCTTGATCTACTGGGGACACCGCCAAGCGCGGTAGACCTTGCGCTGACCTATCTGCGCACCATTTTCATTGCGATGCCCACTACTTTAACGTTTACCATGCTAATGATGGCACTGCGTGGGACGGGCGATTCTACAACGCCGCTTTGGTTTATGATTATGTCGGTTGCCATAGACCTCGTTTTGACGCCGACGCTCATTTTAGGGATAGGTCCATTTCCCGAATGGGGCATTTTTGGTTCCGCCTTGGCAACCGCCGTCGCCAACACCTTGGCGCTTATTGGCATGATTATTACCATGTACCTGCGAGGTTCGGTGCTGGCACTCAAATTGCCAGAGCTACGCTTTCTACGCGCTGACCGGAAAATCATCAAATCGATGGTGGCAAAAGGGCTGCCAATGGGTCTACAGATGATCGTCATCTCTTCAGCGGCACTGACGATGCTGTCGCTGATCAATAGAGAGGGCGTACAGACGACCGCCGCTTACAGTGCGACCCAGCAGCTTTGGACCTATGTGCAGATGCCTGCTATGGCATTAAGTGCGGCGGCTAGCGCCATGGCTGCCCAGAATATCGGTGCGAATCATTGGCACAGGATTTCAGGAATTACCCGCTGGGGGCTTATTTTCAACCTGGCATTAACCGGCATTATTATCGTGCTGCTGACTATTTTTGATAAAACTATTATTGGGTTTTTCCTGGGCAGTGATAGCGAAGCCGTACCGATTGGACGCCATATCCAACTGGTAGCGACCTGGGGCTACATATTTTTTGGTATTGCGCAGGTGCTGTTCGGTACCATGCGCGCGAATGGCTATGTGATTTGGCCGCTGATGGTGATGGTCATTTCGATGTATCCCGTGCGTCTGGGCTTTGCTTTCGGGCTTTATCCCCTACTGGGCACGGATGCGCTTTGGTGGTCGTTCCCAGCAGGTATGGTAGCGACCGCGCTAATGGCTGGCGGACTCTATATGCACGGTGGCTGGCGCAAGGGCAAAAACCTGTCTGCCGAAGAAGCGGCGCAAAGATCCGAAGCTTTTCGTGCGCAAACTGGCACCAGTTCGTCGTGTCGGGATGTGGTACCAACGACTTCGTGGAAGCCCTCCCCTTTACGTCGTGTCGTGAATTTGCACCGAAGACTGCATAGCAAGGATTAA